A section of the Candidatus Binatia bacterium genome encodes:
- a CDS encoding CoA transferase — MSTPPLRGVKCLDLSRQLPGPFCSMLLADLGVDVLMISAPNDPLGIGIPLIQRNKRSMTLNLKTSQGREIFFRLAQEADIILEGFRPGVTQRLGIDYETLSARNPRLIYCSISGYGQNGPYRNKVGHDLNYLGYAGVLGVSGGAGQPPTIMPVQVADIGGGALMATVGILAALFARQQTGRGQFVDISMLDGSVVWNVFHILMFLVRGSQPERGQTQLTGHYPCYSVYETKDGKFVTVGALEPHFWANLCEKLGLREFIPDQFAEGERREEMFAAFRRKFKEKSRDEWVRELEEVDVCFGPVNDIAEALSDPQVLHRRVVEYQGDKLLLGCPIQLSETPARRPQPPPSLGAHTEEVLTALGFSSQAIANLRQDGVV, encoded by the coding sequence ATGAGCACACCCCCACTGCGCGGAGTCAAGTGCCTGGATCTTTCGCGCCAACTGCCGGGACCATTTTGCTCCATGCTTCTTGCTGATTTGGGCGTCGATGTTCTGATGATTTCTGCCCCGAATGACCCGCTCGGCATCGGCATCCCTCTCATTCAGCGAAACAAGAGAAGCATGACGCTCAACCTGAAAACTTCGCAGGGCAGGGAAATTTTCTTCCGGTTGGCGCAGGAAGCGGATATCATTCTCGAGGGCTTTCGCCCGGGAGTTACTCAACGTTTAGGAATTGACTACGAAACCCTTTCCGCTCGTAACCCGCGGCTAATTTACTGCTCCATCTCGGGCTACGGCCAAAACGGCCCGTATCGCAACAAGGTTGGGCACGACTTGAACTATTTGGGTTACGCGGGAGTTCTTGGCGTATCCGGGGGAGCTGGCCAACCTCCTACGATCATGCCGGTCCAAGTGGCAGATATCGGTGGTGGCGCTCTCATGGCCACGGTCGGCATTCTGGCGGCCTTGTTCGCCCGGCAGCAAACCGGCCGCGGGCAATTTGTGGATATCTCCATGCTCGACGGCAGTGTGGTCTGGAACGTGTTCCATATATTGATGTTCTTGGTTCGTGGAAGCCAACCGGAGCGAGGCCAGACCCAACTCACCGGACACTACCCTTGTTATTCTGTCTACGAAACGAAAGACGGCAAGTTCGTCACCGTAGGCGCGTTGGAACCTCACTTTTGGGCGAATCTTTGCGAGAAATTGGGCTTGCGCGAGTTCATCCCCGACCAGTTTGCCGAGGGTGAGCGCCGCGAGGAAATGTTTGCAGCGTTTCGCCGCAAGTTTAAAGAAAAGAGCCGAGATGAGTGGGTGCGCGAGCTCGAAGAAGTCGACGTTTGCTTTGGGCCAGTGAACGACATCGCGGAGGCGCTGTCCGACCCGCAGGTTCTTCACCGACGCGTCGTGGAATACCAAGGTGACAAGCTCCTGTTGGGATGCCCCATTCAGCTTTCGGAGACACCTGCGCGGCGCCCGCAACCACCTCCCTCCTTGGGTGCCCACACTGAAGAAGTCTTGACGGCGCTCGGCTTTAGTTCCCAGGCAATCGCGAACCTTCGCCAAGATGGCGTCGTGTAG
- a CDS encoding acyl-CoA dehydrogenase, producing MDFGFSEEQELLRQTAREFLEKECPVTYARQMMEDERGYLPDKWQKMADLGWMGLIFPEEYGGSGLDMVDLTVILEEMGRVVLPGPFFPTVLLGGMAVLLGGTEEQKRKVLPAIASGKHKATLAWLEESGAWDAAGIAMPARKERGSFILQGTKLFVHDAHNADWMVVAARTQPGNSEEGVSLFLVDAQTPGVRTRVMKTMDQTRKLCEVEFDGVVVPPNYLLGEENQGWSLLEKLADRAKVGLCAEMCGGMDKVLEMSVAYAKVREQFGRPIGSFQAIQHKCANMLVQVESSKSATYYAAWAVSNDVPEAHLAASMAKAYCSDAYRTVAGEGIQIHGGIGFTWEHDMHLYFKRAKSSEVTFGDATWNRELVAREVLDKADFLESAV from the coding sequence ATGGACTTCGGGTTTAGCGAAGAACAAGAGCTACTACGCCAAACGGCACGGGAATTCCTGGAGAAAGAATGCCCGGTGACGTACGCTCGACAGATGATGGAGGATGAGCGCGGCTACTTACCGGATAAATGGCAGAAAATGGCTGACCTCGGGTGGATGGGGCTGATCTTCCCCGAGGAGTACGGCGGCTCCGGATTGGATATGGTGGACCTGACCGTGATCCTGGAGGAGATGGGCCGAGTGGTCTTACCAGGACCGTTCTTCCCCACGGTCCTCCTCGGCGGCATGGCAGTTCTCCTCGGAGGCACCGAGGAACAAAAGCGAAAGGTTCTGCCCGCAATCGCGAGCGGCAAGCATAAAGCGACGTTGGCTTGGCTGGAAGAAAGCGGCGCTTGGGATGCTGCCGGAATCGCAATGCCGGCTCGGAAGGAACGGGGCAGCTTCATCCTCCAAGGGACCAAACTTTTCGTGCATGACGCCCACAACGCCGACTGGATGGTGGTAGCCGCCCGGACTCAACCCGGTAATTCCGAAGAGGGGGTGAGTCTTTTTCTCGTCGATGCCCAAACGCCGGGAGTACGGACACGTGTCATGAAAACAATGGACCAAACTCGCAAGCTGTGTGAGGTCGAGTTCGACGGGGTGGTCGTTCCACCGAACTATCTGCTGGGCGAGGAGAACCAAGGCTGGTCTCTTCTGGAGAAGCTTGCCGACCGTGCCAAAGTCGGCCTTTGTGCGGAGATGTGCGGCGGAATGGATAAGGTGCTCGAAATGAGTGTAGCCTACGCCAAGGTGCGCGAGCAGTTTGGCCGGCCCATCGGAAGTTTCCAGGCAATCCAGCACAAGTGCGCCAACATGCTCGTGCAAGTGGAAAGCTCTAAATCGGCTACCTACTACGCCGCTTGGGCGGTATCTAACGACGTTCCGGAGGCACATTTGGCCGCAAGCATGGCCAAGGCTTACTGTTCCGACGCTTACCGGACGGTGGCCGGCGAAGGGATCCAAATTCACGGAGGCATTGGATTCACCTGGGAGCACGACATGCACCTGTACTTCAAGCGTGCGAAATCCAGCGAGGTCACCTTTGGCGATGCCACTTGGAACCGTGAATTAGTAGCGCGCGAAGTTTTGGATAAAGCCGACTTTCTGGAAAGCGCCGTCTAA
- a CDS encoding LLM class F420-dependent oxidoreductase, whose translation MKLDTGLLASSLRDVPKAAKEAEEIGFDGLWTAEAQHDPFLPLALAAEHTSRMELGTAIAVAFPRSPMVFAQIAWDLQSLSGGRFILGLGTQVKAHNERRFGVKWEHPGPKLREMIQVIHAIWDCWQNGTPANFEGQFYKFTLMTPFFNPGPIAYRKPKIFIAGVNPYMCRLAGELCDGFHIHPFHSIRYLDTVVLPNISSGLARAGRRRSDVELSTTAFVVTGRNQDELEAAKVPVKQQIAFYASTPAYIGVLEAHGWGDVGRKLTELSKRGKWAEMAGEITDEMLQEYAVVALRDDLVDRLRQKYSGYLDRLSFYFPFDRSDAGFWREVIAAFHAS comes from the coding sequence GTGAAGCTCGACACGGGTTTGTTGGCGTCTTCGCTGCGTGATGTGCCCAAAGCAGCGAAGGAAGCAGAGGAAATTGGTTTCGACGGCCTTTGGACGGCTGAGGCTCAGCACGACCCCTTTCTCCCCTTGGCATTGGCGGCGGAGCACACGTCGCGCATGGAGTTAGGAACTGCGATCGCTGTGGCTTTCCCGCGAAGCCCGATGGTGTTTGCGCAGATCGCATGGGATCTGCAGTCGTTGTCGGGTGGACGGTTTATCTTGGGACTGGGCACTCAAGTCAAGGCTCACAACGAGCGCCGATTCGGGGTCAAGTGGGAGCATCCTGGGCCAAAATTGCGGGAGATGATTCAGGTTATCCACGCAATTTGGGATTGCTGGCAGAACGGCACGCCCGCCAATTTCGAGGGGCAGTTTTACAAGTTTACTTTGATGACGCCGTTCTTCAATCCTGGGCCGATCGCCTATCGCAAGCCGAAGATTTTTATTGCGGGGGTCAACCCGTACATGTGCCGATTGGCCGGTGAGTTATGTGACGGGTTTCATATACACCCGTTTCATTCGATCCGTTACCTGGACACCGTGGTTTTACCCAACATATCGAGCGGCCTTGCCAGGGCGGGGCGGAGGCGCTCGGATGTGGAATTGAGTACAACCGCATTCGTGGTGACGGGTAGGAATCAAGACGAACTGGAAGCCGCTAAGGTACCAGTGAAACAGCAAATTGCATTTTATGCGTCCACTCCCGCTTATATCGGAGTCTTGGAGGCACATGGTTGGGGTGACGTGGGGCGGAAACTCACGGAGTTATCCAAACGAGGGAAGTGGGCGGAGATGGCCGGTGAAATCACCGATGAGATGCTGCAGGAATACGCCGTAGTGGCTCTGCGGGATGATTTAGTCGATCGCCTGCGGCAGAAATATTCGGGCTACCTGGATCGTTTGAGCTTTTACTTCCCATTCGACCGTTCCGACGCAGGCTTCTGGCGAGAGGTGATCGCCGCATTCCATGCCTCGTAG
- a CDS encoding tartronate semialdehyde reductase, whose product MKRIGWVGLGIMGSPMAANLLRAGFQVAVYSRTRAKVEALTQLGAVPMSSPAEVAGFGEATILMLPDAPDDEEVLFGTSGVVEGAGPNHVVVDMATIAPSVTRVFAHRLAARGIEMLDAPVSGGETGAREATLAIMVGGKEEVYQRCLPIFRALGHSIFYMGPHGAGQMTKLCNQIAGVLTLQSVVEALLFAKVGGLDPARVIEVLSAGSADSWNLRKQGPKMLARDFAPGFYVRLQQKDLRIALDAAAEMRLPLPGTALVRELFRVVEANGGGELGVQALVTALERMAGRSVG is encoded by the coding sequence ATGAAACGAATTGGTTGGGTGGGTTTGGGCATCATGGGCTCGCCGATGGCGGCCAACCTTTTGCGTGCCGGTTTTCAAGTTGCGGTTTACAGCCGGACCAGGGCTAAAGTCGAGGCGCTAACGCAATTGGGAGCTGTGCCGATGTCCTCTCCTGCGGAAGTGGCGGGCTTCGGGGAGGCAACCATCCTGATGCTTCCAGATGCGCCAGACGACGAAGAGGTCCTGTTTGGAACCTCTGGGGTTGTGGAGGGGGCTGGACCAAACCACGTCGTGGTAGACATGGCGACCATCGCGCCGTCTGTCACGCGCGTGTTCGCTCATCGTTTGGCTGCGCGGGGCATTGAGATGTTGGACGCACCAGTGTCCGGAGGCGAAACAGGAGCCCGTGAAGCCACGCTGGCCATTATGGTTGGGGGCAAAGAGGAGGTGTACCAGCGTTGCTTGCCAATCTTTCGGGCTTTGGGCCACAGTATCTTTTACATGGGGCCGCACGGCGCTGGCCAAATGACCAAGCTTTGCAACCAAATTGCGGGTGTTTTGACCTTGCAGTCGGTTGTCGAGGCACTGCTTTTCGCGAAAGTTGGAGGGCTCGACCCGGCTCGGGTCATTGAAGTTTTGTCGGCCGGGTCCGCGGATTCTTGGAATTTGCGAAAGCAGGGCCCGAAAATGCTCGCTCGCGACTTCGCGCCGGGATTTTACGTGCGGCTGCAGCAAAAGGATCTTCGCATCGCCTTAGATGCCGCCGCGGAAATGCGGTTGCCGCTGCCGGGAACAGCACTTGTGCGCGAACTCTTCCGTGTAGTCGAGGCGAACGGCGGCGGGGAGTTGGGCGTGCAAGCGTTGGTTACGGCGCTGGAGCGAATGGCGGGGCGGAGCGTGGGATGA